The segment GCCGACCGGGTTCCTCCCGGGGTCCGCGGGCCGCACGGCGTCGGTGCCGGCGCCTTCGATTCGGGCCATGGGCGGGACGAGCTACCGCGTCGCGGCCCTGCTGTTCGACGCGCAGGATCGCTTCTATGGTCTTGCCACGGCCGTCCGGGGCTTCTCCGTGCTGGTGCAGCCGCCGGAGGCGCGCGCGGACGAGCCCTCCGAGCTTCGCGTCACCGTGCGCAACCACAACAACAACCTCGATCTCGAGCGCGACGACGGGCTCGCCTTGAGCGCCGTCGTCCTCGTGTCCGGCCTGGCCGGCGCCGCGCACCGCGAAGACGTGGCGCTCGACGAGGGCCAGGAGCGCATCGTGACGATCCCGTTCCAGGCGGCGGCGGGCTACTACGCCGTGCAGGTGAACGTCACGGCGGGCGAGCTTGCCCACGGCGAGGAGGCTGCCTTCCGCGTGGCCGCCCGGGGCGGTCCCTTCGAGGGCCTGCCCGCGCCCGGCGGCGCGCTTGCCGCGGCGGCCCTTGCCGCCGGCGTCCTCCTGCGGACGCGCCGCGAAAGGCTTTAGCGGGCGGAGCGTTTGCCGGACCCATGAAGGCCGGAGGCCTTGCCGGGCGGCACGTCGTGCATGCGGGAGACCTTTCCGTCGAGGAGATCGTCCGCGTGCTCGACGAGGCCGAGCGCATGCTGCCCTTTGCGCGCGGCGAGAAGCCGACGCGCGCCGCGCAAGGCCGCGTCCTGGGCGCTCTTTTCTTCGAGCCCTCCACGCGCACGCGCCTTTCCTTCGAGGCGGCCATGGCGCGCCTGGGCGGGACCTCCCTGGGCTTTGCCGAGCCGGGGGTCTCCAGCGTCTCCAAGGGCGAAACGCTTGCCGACACCGTGCGCGTGGCAAGCCAGTACGTCGACGCCATCGTGCTGCGCCACCAGCACGAGGGCGCCGCGCGGCTGGCCAGCAAGTACAGCCGCGTGCCGGTCGTAAACGGCGGCGACGGCGCCGGCCAGCACCCCACCCAGACCCTGCTCGATCTCTTCACGATCCGCCGCGAGAAGGGGCCCATCGAGAAGCAGCGCGTGGGGATCGTGGGCGACCTCAAGTACGGCCGCACGGTGCACAGCCTGGCGCACGCCCTGTCCCGCTTCGGCGCCGAGATGGTCTTCGTGGCCCCGCCCACGCTGCAGATGCCCAAGGACGCGCTCGAGAGCCTGCGCGAGATGAACGCGAGGTTCACGACCGAGTCGAGCCTGGAGAAGGTGGTCGGCGGCCTCGACGTCGTGTACGTGACGCGCATCCAGCGCGAGCGGTTCCCCGATCCCGAGGAATACAACAAGGTCGCCGGGACCTACCGCATCGACGCCGAGCTTCTTGCCAAGGCCAAGAAGGGGACGATCGTCCTTCACCCGCTTCCCCGCGTCGGCGAGATCGCGCCCGAGGTGGACGTGACAAGCCACGCGAAGTACTTCGAACAGGCGTTCTACGGCGTGCCCGTCCGCATGGCGCTTCTCTCCTTGCTCATGGGGGTCGAGGTCGCATGAAGGAGCTCAAGGTCACGCCCATCCGCAACGGCACGGTCATCGACCACATCAACCCGGGCATGGCGCTCAAGGTCCTGCGCATCCTCAAGCTCCCCAAGCCCGAGACGCGAAGCTCCATCACCGCCGCCCTCAACGTGCCGAGCAAGAAGGGCGGCAAGAAGGACATCGTCAAGGTGGAGGACCGCGAGCTCGATCCGCGCGAGGTGGACAAGATCGCGCTCATCGCGCCCAAGGCCACGATCAACATCATCCGCGAGTACAACGTGGCCGAGAAGCACAACGTCCGCATCCCGCAGAACGTCACGGGCATCGTGCGATGCGGCAACCCGAACTGCATCACGAACCAGCAGGAGCCCGTTGCGCCCCAATTCTCGGTTGCCGCGACGGACCCGCCCCGCCTTCGCTGCCACTACTGCGACCGCGAATTGCAGGACGTGGCCGAACACATCGTGTGAGGCCCGATGGCGCAAGGGCGTCGGTACCCGTGGCTGCTTGGGGTGCTGGCGATTTTCACGCTGGGCGCGACGCCATTGGGAGAGCAAGCTCACGGCAGCCTTCAGGCGCAGCCGACGCCGCCGTCTGCGCCCTGCCCGCCGTCCCATCATGGATTCCGCCTCCAATCGGCCT is part of the Candidatus Thermoplasmatota archaeon genome and harbors:
- the pyrB gene encoding aspartate carbamoyltransferase yields the protein MKAGGLAGRHVVHAGDLSVEEIVRVLDEAERMLPFARGEKPTRAAQGRVLGALFFEPSTRTRLSFEAAMARLGGTSLGFAEPGVSSVSKGETLADTVRVASQYVDAIVLRHQHEGAARLASKYSRVPVVNGGDGAGQHPTQTLLDLFTIRREKGPIEKQRVGIVGDLKYGRTVHSLAHALSRFGAEMVFVAPPTLQMPKDALESLREMNARFTTESSLEKVVGGLDVVYVTRIQRERFPDPEEYNKVAGTYRIDAELLAKAKKGTIVLHPLPRVGEIAPEVDVTSHAKYFEQAFYGVPVRMALLSLLMGVEVA
- the pyrI gene encoding aspartate carbamoyltransferase regulatory subunit, which encodes MKELKVTPIRNGTVIDHINPGMALKVLRILKLPKPETRSSITAALNVPSKKGGKKDIVKVEDRELDPREVDKIALIAPKATINIIREYNVAEKHNVRIPQNVTGIVRCGNPNCITNQQEPVAPQFSVAATDPPRLRCHYCDRELQDVAEHIV